A window of Fictibacillus halophilus contains these coding sequences:
- the pdhA gene encoding pyruvate dehydrogenase (acetyl-transferring) E1 component subunit alpha, whose translation MTKTIDAVQDQFETFQILSEDGEVVNESAMPNLSDEDLQELMRRMVYTRIWDQRAISLNRQGRLGFYAPVAGQEASMLGTHYALDKEDWILPGYRDIPQMVFHGFPLTQAFLWSRGHFQGGQIPEGVNVLMPQIIIGAQIIQAAGVGFGLKKQGKKNVCITYTGDGGASQGDFYEGLNFAGAYRANTIFVVQNNRFAISVPVEKQSAAKTIAQKAVAAGIEGIQVDGMDVLAVYAATQQARERAVSGEGPTLIETLTYRYGPHTMAGDDPTRYRTKDLDNEWEKKDPLVRFRKFLEKKNLWSEEQENKVVEEAKEDIKAAIKKADGAPKQKVTDLIGFMFEDLPFNLREQLEEYTAKESK comes from the coding sequence ATGACGAAAACAATTGATGCAGTTCAAGATCAATTTGAAACGTTCCAGATTCTTTCTGAAGACGGAGAGGTTGTTAACGAATCGGCAATGCCGAATTTGTCTGATGAAGATCTGCAAGAACTAATGCGCCGCATGGTTTACACTCGTATTTGGGATCAGCGTGCAATCTCTCTAAACAGACAAGGGCGTCTTGGTTTCTATGCTCCAGTAGCAGGACAAGAAGCTTCAATGCTAGGAACACATTATGCATTAGATAAAGAAGATTGGATTCTTCCAGGATACCGTGATATCCCTCAAATGGTTTTCCACGGTTTCCCATTAACTCAAGCATTCTTATGGTCTCGTGGACATTTCCAAGGTGGACAGATTCCTGAAGGCGTTAACGTACTAATGCCACAAATCATCATCGGAGCTCAAATTATCCAAGCTGCTGGTGTTGGTTTCGGACTTAAGAAACAAGGTAAAAAGAACGTATGTATCACTTACACTGGTGACGGTGGAGCTTCACAAGGTGACTTCTATGAAGGATTGAACTTTGCAGGAGCTTATCGTGCGAATACGATCTTTGTTGTACAAAACAACCGTTTTGCGATCTCAGTTCCAGTTGAGAAGCAATCTGCAGCAAAAACGATCGCTCAAAAAGCGGTTGCAGCTGGTATTGAAGGTATTCAAGTTGATGGTATGGATGTTCTTGCAGTTTATGCAGCGACTCAACAAGCTCGTGAGCGTGCAGTTTCTGGTGAAGGTCCTACATTGATTGAAACTCTTACTTATCGTTATGGGCCGCATACGATGGCAGGAGATGACCCTACTCGTTACCGTACAAAAGATCTTGATAATGAATGGGAAAAGAAAGATCCACTTGTTCGTTTCCGTAAGTTCTTGGAAAAGAAGAACCTTTGGTCTGAAGAGCAAGAAAATAAAGTGGTAGAAGAAGCAAAAGAAGATATTAAAGCTGCCATCAAGAAAGCTGACGGAGCACCTAAGCAAAAGGTTACTGACCTTATTGGATTCATGTTTGAGGATCTTCCGTTCAACCTTCGTGAGCAGTTAGAAGAATACACAGCAAAGGAGTCGAAATAA
- a CDS encoding dihydrolipoamide acetyltransferase family protein, with translation MAFEFKLPDIGEGIHEGEIVKWFVKAGDEVKEDDILLEVQNDKAVVEIPSPVDGKILELKVDEGTVSVVGDVLVTIEAEGEIPADAHGSSEEAPEQPKAEEEKNVTAEQAKEADKSEAKTDKTEDTAKEEPADESKRVIAMPSVRKYAREKEVDIRKVQGSGDNGRVLKEDIDKFVSGGGAAEAAPQATDAEAAPKAEAKKEAPKAIPAGEMETREKIKGIRKAISKAMVNSKHTAPHVTLMDEVDVTDLVAHRKKFKQVAADKGIKLTYLPYVVKALTSALREYPVLNASIDDANEEIVYKHYYNIGIAADTDNGLMVPVVKEADRKSIFKISSEINELATKARDGKLSGEEMKGGSCTITNIGSAGGQWFTPVINHPEVAILGIGRIAEKAVVKDGEVVVAPVLALSLSFDHRLIDGATAQNALNHIKRLLNDPQLLVMEA, from the coding sequence GTGGCATTTGAATTTAAGCTTCCCGATATTGGAGAAGGAATTCACGAAGGTGAAATTGTAAAGTGGTTTGTAAAAGCAGGGGACGAAGTTAAAGAAGACGATATCCTGCTTGAAGTACAAAACGATAAAGCTGTAGTTGAAATTCCATCACCTGTAGACGGTAAAATTCTTGAATTAAAAGTAGATGAAGGAACAGTATCTGTTGTTGGTGATGTTCTAGTAACAATCGAAGCAGAAGGTGAAATTCCTGCTGATGCACATGGCAGCAGTGAAGAAGCTCCAGAACAGCCTAAAGCTGAAGAAGAAAAGAATGTGACTGCTGAACAAGCTAAAGAAGCTGACAAATCAGAAGCTAAAACAGATAAAACTGAAGATACAGCAAAAGAAGAACCAGCAGACGAATCTAAGCGAGTTATTGCAATGCCTTCTGTTCGTAAATATGCTCGTGAAAAAGAAGTTGATATTCGTAAAGTACAAGGTTCTGGCGATAACGGACGTGTACTAAAAGAAGATATCGACAAATTCGTAAGTGGCGGCGGAGCAGCTGAAGCAGCACCACAAGCGACTGATGCTGAAGCAGCTCCAAAAGCTGAAGCGAAGAAAGAAGCGCCTAAAGCTATTCCAGCAGGAGAAATGGAAACTCGTGAAAAGATCAAAGGAATTAGAAAAGCGATCTCAAAAGCGATGGTTAACTCCAAACATACAGCTCCGCATGTTACACTAATGGATGAAGTGGACGTTACTGATCTTGTTGCACACCGTAAGAAATTTAAGCAAGTTGCTGCAGACAAAGGCATCAAGCTTACTTATCTTCCATACGTGGTGAAAGCATTAACATCTGCACTACGTGAATACCCTGTGCTTAATGCATCAATTGACGATGCAAACGAAGAAATCGTGTACAAGCACTATTACAACATCGGTATTGCGGCAGATACAGATAACGGTCTAATGGTACCAGTTGTAAAAGAAGCGGATCGTAAATCTATCTTCAAAATCTCTTCTGAAATCAATGAGTTAGCTACTAAAGCACGTGATGGTAAGCTTTCTGGTGAAGAGATGAAGGGCGGATCTTGTACGATTACGAATATCGGTTCTGCAGGCGGTCAATGGTTCACACCAGTAATCAACCACCCAGAAGTTGCGATCTTAGGTATCGGCCGTATTGCTGAAAAAGCAGTTGTTAAAGACGGAGAAGTAGTTGTAGCTCCTGTTTTAGCTCTATCTCTTAGCTTTGACCACCGTCTGATCGATGGTGCAACAGCTCAAAATGCATTGAATCACATTAAGCGTTTATTGAACGATCCACAACTATTAGTAATGGAGGCGTAA
- the lpdA gene encoding dihydrolipoyl dehydrogenase: MVVGDFPIELDTLVIGSGPGGYVAAIRAAQLGQKVAIAEKAEMGGVCLNVGCIPSKALINAGHRVEHANHSEDMGITVDNVTVDFSKVQDWKAGIVKKLTGGVEGLLKGNKVEIIRGEAYFVNENTVRIMDEKNSQTYTFKNAIIATGSRPIEIPGFKWSDRIISSTGALALKEIPKKMVVIGGGYIGMELGTAYANFGTEVTILEGSKQILPGFEKQMSQVVSKRLKKKGNVEVFTEAMAKGVEETKDGVTVTAEIKGESKTFEADYVLVTVGRRPNTEELGLEQVGVEMTERGLIKINKKAQTNVSGIYAIGDVVEGPALAHKASYEGKVAAEVISGHAAEIDYMAIPAVVFTDPELATVGYDEKSAKEAGFDVKASKFPFAANGRALSMNETDGFMKLITRKEDGLVLGAQIAGGNASDMIAELGLAIEAGMTAEDIAMTIHAHPTFGEISMEAAEVAIGLPVHIVK; encoded by the coding sequence ATGGTAGTAGGAGATTTTCCAATTGAGTTAGACACACTTGTCATAGGTTCAGGTCCTGGGGGATATGTTGCAGCAATTCGTGCAGCACAATTAGGACAAAAAGTGGCTATTGCGGAAAAGGCAGAAATGGGCGGCGTTTGTTTGAACGTTGGTTGTATTCCATCAAAAGCTTTAATTAATGCAGGTCACCGTGTAGAACATGCTAATCACTCTGAAGATATGGGGATTACTGTTGATAACGTAACAGTGGATTTCAGCAAAGTTCAAGACTGGAAAGCAGGCATCGTTAAGAAGCTTACTGGCGGAGTAGAAGGACTTTTAAAAGGAAATAAAGTTGAAATCATTCGTGGTGAAGCTTATTTCGTAAATGAAAACACTGTTCGTATCATGGATGAGAAGAACTCTCAAACATACACGTTCAAAAATGCGATCATCGCTACTGGTTCACGTCCTATTGAAATCCCAGGTTTCAAATGGAGTGACCGTATTATCTCTTCTACAGGAGCTCTTGCTCTTAAAGAAATTCCTAAGAAGATGGTAGTTATCGGTGGCGGTTATATCGGTATGGAGCTTGGAACAGCTTATGCGAACTTCGGTACTGAAGTAACAATCCTTGAAGGAAGCAAACAAATCCTTCCTGGTTTTGAAAAGCAAATGAGCCAAGTCGTTTCAAAACGCTTAAAGAAAAAAGGCAACGTAGAAGTATTTACTGAAGCAATGGCTAAAGGCGTTGAAGAAACAAAAGACGGAGTTACTGTAACAGCTGAAATCAAAGGTGAGTCTAAGACATTTGAAGCTGACTATGTTCTTGTTACTGTAGGCCGTCGCCCTAATACAGAAGAACTTGGTCTTGAGCAAGTTGGTGTTGAAATGACTGAACGCGGTCTGATCAAAATCAACAAAAAAGCTCAAACAAACGTTAGCGGTATCTATGCAATCGGTGATGTAGTTGAAGGTCCAGCGCTTGCTCACAAAGCTTCTTACGAAGGTAAAGTAGCAGCGGAAGTAATCTCAGGACATGCTGCAGAAATCGATTACATGGCTATCCCGGCTGTAGTGTTCACAGATCCTGAACTTGCTACAGTTGGTTACGACGAGAAATCTGCTAAAGAAGCAGGATTTGATGTTAAAGCATCTAAATTCCCATTCGCAGCTAATGGTCGTGCTCTATCTATGAACGAGACAGATGGTTTCATGAAACTGATCACTCGTAAAGAAGATGGACTTGTACTAGGAGCTCAAATTGCTGGTGGAAATGCATCTGATATGATCGCAGAACTAGGATTGGCAATCGAAGCGGGTATGACTGCTGAAGACATCGCTATGACTATTCACGCTCATCCGACTTTCGGAGAAATTTCTATGGAAGCAGCTGAAGTTGCAATCGGACTTCCTGTACACATTGTAAAATAA
- a CDS encoding DUF1885 family protein, with amino-acid sequence MPQSAYVKLVPASEKQVISIDELKDLLLYYRSITTKTGEQLSWGYADAAFPYTIEEKEEAEGKWFYLKGLDQRKNKYILVGIGTESEADADQEKQKQYIQFTLTDISTHGDKGKANEFCKFIASKLKGELHLFNGRVMYYYPKK; translated from the coding sequence ATGCCTCAAAGTGCCTATGTTAAGCTTGTTCCAGCATCTGAAAAACAAGTGATTTCAATAGATGAACTAAAGGACCTGCTGCTGTATTATCGTTCCATCACGACTAAAACAGGTGAACAATTATCATGGGGCTATGCTGATGCAGCATTTCCTTACACGATTGAAGAAAAGGAAGAGGCTGAAGGAAAATGGTTTTATTTAAAAGGATTAGATCAAAGAAAAAATAAATATATTTTAGTTGGTATTGGAACGGAAAGTGAAGCTGATGCAGACCAAGAAAAACAAAAACAATACATACAATTTACCCTAACCGATATTTCAACTCACGGTGATAAAGGCAAGGCCAATGAGTTCTGCAAGTTTATCGCTTCAAAACTAAAAGGTGAGCTTCATCTTTTTAATGGAAGAGTGATGTATTATTATCCGAAGAAATAA
- a CDS encoding alpha-ketoacid dehydrogenase subunit beta: MAQMTMIQAITDAMRNELKNNEQVLVFGEDVGQNGGVFRATEGLQKEFGEDRVFDTPLAESGIGGLAIGLGLTGFRPVMEIQFFGFVFEVFDSVAAQMGRMRYRSGGVYTSPVTIRSPFGGGVKTPELHADSLEGLMYQTPGIKVVIPSTPYDAKGLLISAIRDNDPVVYLEHMKLYRSFRGEVPEEEYTIELGKADVKREGKDVSIITYGAMVHASLKAAEELEKEGISAEVIDLRTISPLDIETIMASVEKTGRAIVVQEAQKQAGIGAFVVAEINDRAILHLEAPVLRVTAPDTVFPYASAEDVWIPDHRDIVDKAKKVYNF; the protein is encoded by the coding sequence ATGGCTCAAATGACTATGATTCAAGCAATTACAGACGCTATGCGCAATGAATTAAAAAACAATGAACAAGTTCTTGTTTTCGGTGAAGACGTAGGTCAAAACGGTGGTGTTTTCCGTGCTACTGAAGGGCTTCAAAAAGAATTTGGCGAAGACCGCGTTTTTGATACTCCGCTAGCTGAGTCTGGAATTGGGGGACTTGCAATAGGTCTTGGGCTTACAGGTTTCCGTCCAGTAATGGAGATTCAGTTCTTCGGTTTTGTTTTTGAAGTTTTTGATTCAGTTGCTGCACAAATGGGTCGTATGAGATACCGTTCAGGTGGGGTTTACACTTCTCCAGTAACAATCCGTTCACCATTTGGTGGAGGCGTTAAAACACCGGAGCTTCATGCAGACAGCCTTGAAGGGTTAATGTACCAAACTCCTGGTATCAAAGTAGTTATTCCTTCAACTCCATATGACGCGAAAGGTCTATTAATCTCTGCAATTCGTGATAATGATCCAGTAGTTTATCTAGAACATATGAAATTATACCGTTCTTTCCGTGGCGAAGTGCCAGAGGAAGAATACACGATCGAACTTGGGAAAGCAGATGTGAAGCGTGAAGGTAAAGATGTATCTATCATTACTTACGGTGCTATGGTTCACGCATCATTAAAAGCTGCTGAAGAATTAGAAAAAGAAGGCATCTCTGCTGAAGTTATCGACCTTCGTACAATCAGCCCGCTTGATATCGAAACAATCATGGCGTCTGTTGAAAAAACAGGACGAGCGATTGTGGTGCAAGAAGCACAGAAGCAAGCTGGTATTGGAGCGTTCGTTGTAGCTGAAATCAACGACCGTGCAATCCTTCACTTAGAAGCACCTGTACTGCGTGTTACTGCACCAGACACAGTGTTCCCATACGCTTCTGCAGAAGATGTTTGGATTCCAGATCATCGTGATATTGTAGATAAAGCAAAGAAAGTCTACAATTTCTAA